A single Pseudodesulfovibrio aespoeensis Aspo-2 DNA region contains:
- a CDS encoding DUF4340 domain-containing protein: MKRIFLALILALVAAMAIGISWHATSQHQSIDRTRWLSRPFAGVTSIHVQSPVGSYMLNAVASGWEAHVPGTSWNFVARVLPERVADYLGRLEGLTLQRSVGGFDQGGLGAYGLDDPVFKVIIAFGDKDKNPLTIRLSANDSGNVRGWNSDNPGLVYEFDAGAIEQLGLPAAWFFDTRVFNFDQETVAKVQLVQPFGSSWLVEKRKEGYFFSLPGYLKDKPASDSALKLYLHSLALLKAGALALEPMDVDKRMPALTIRIWNGRSETPSTVDFYTVNDRPDIYVGHSSWLKIPFTLDPQSVGQLVRSAFDVQGRTVVKLDIGIVARFIVNHGGTEYVVERGETGWRIFGSNMDISGIDMSLWRFTDLQFEALPLNTLPESAVELMHCRLVDKSGEKLAALIFYADPKLPQGQCWLKNGGGMYYPVSSRLLKDLQGLFPVLATAGS; this comes from the coding sequence TTGAAGAGAATATTTCTGGCTCTGATCCTGGCGCTGGTGGCCGCGATGGCCATCGGCATATCCTGGCACGCGACCAGCCAACATCAGAGCATTGATCGGACCCGCTGGCTTTCGCGGCCTTTTGCCGGTGTCACTTCCATCCACGTCCAGAGTCCCGTGGGCAGCTACATGCTCAATGCCGTGGCTTCGGGCTGGGAGGCCCATGTGCCTGGCACATCGTGGAATTTCGTGGCGCGCGTGCTGCCCGAGAGGGTGGCCGACTACCTTGGGAGGCTTGAGGGGCTGACACTCCAGCGATCCGTGGGCGGTTTCGATCAGGGAGGGCTTGGCGCCTACGGGCTTGACGATCCGGTCTTCAAGGTCATCATCGCCTTTGGCGACAAGGACAAGAACCCACTGACCATCAGGCTGTCCGCCAACGATTCCGGCAATGTCCGGGGGTGGAATTCGGACAATCCCGGACTGGTCTACGAATTTGACGCCGGAGCCATTGAGCAGCTCGGCCTGCCCGCGGCCTGGTTTTTCGACACCCGTGTCTTTAATTTCGATCAGGAGACGGTGGCCAAGGTCCAGCTGGTGCAGCCGTTCGGGTCCAGCTGGCTGGTGGAGAAGCGCAAGGAAGGGTATTTCTTCAGCCTGCCCGGCTATCTCAAGGACAAGCCCGCTTCGGATTCGGCGCTCAAGCTTTATCTGCACTCCCTGGCCCTGCTCAAGGCCGGTGCCCTGGCTCTTGAACCCATGGATGTGGACAAGCGCATGCCCGCGCTGACGATTCGCATCTGGAATGGCAGGAGCGAGACGCCGTCCACGGTCGATTTCTACACGGTGAACGACAGGCCGGACATCTATGTCGGCCACTCGTCCTGGCTGAAGATTCCCTTCACGCTCGACCCTCAGAGCGTCGGACAGCTGGTCAGGAGCGCCTTTGACGTGCAGGGGCGGACAGTGGTCAAGCTCGACATCGGGATCGTGGCCCGGTTCATCGTCAACCATGGCGGCACCGAGTACGTGGTCGAGCGCGGCGAGACTGGCTGGCGCATATTTGGCAGCAATATGGACATTTCCGGCATTGACATGTCGCTGTGGCGATTTACTGATTTGCAGTTCGAGGCGCTGCCCCTGAACACTCTGCCGGAGAGTGCGGTGGAACTCATGCACTGCAGGCTTGTTGACAAGAGCGGCGAGAAGCTGGCCGCCCTGATTTTCTATGCGGACCCGAAACTGCCCCAGGGGCAGTGCTGGCTCAAGAATGGCGGCGGCATGTACTACCCGGTTTCGAGCCGGCTGCTCAAGGACCTTCAGGGTCTCTTCCCCGTCCTCGCGACGGCAGGCAGCTAG
- the rpoZ gene encoding DNA-directed RNA polymerase subunit omega — translation MARITVEDCLEKVSNRFLITQMGIKRVKQYREGYLPLIESKNKEIVNSLREIAAGKILPDQPIPDVEIDYDSFEGSKI, via the coding sequence ATGGCACGGATTACCGTTGAAGATTGCCTGGAAAAAGTGAGCAACCGTTTTCTCATCACCCAGATGGGCATCAAGCGGGTCAAGCAGTATCGCGAAGGATACCTGCCCCTGATCGAGTCCAAGAACAAGGAGATCGTCAACTCCCTGCGCGAGATCGCGGCGGGCAAGATTCTGCCCGACCAGCCGATTCCGGACGTTGAGATCGATTATGATTCCTTCGAGGGTTCCAAGATCTAG
- the dnaJ gene encoding molecular chaperone DnaJ, with amino-acid sequence MAKRDYYEVLGVSREAAQDEIKTAYRKQAFKFHPDRNQDDPDAESRFKEAAEAYEVLGNAEKRQTYDRFGHQGVNGNGFSGFSSSEDIFGAFSDIFGEVFGFSAAGRGGSNRPRPGSDLRYNLDVTFRQAAKGAEVDIRIPVEQTCDTCNGSGSTPGTRPQACSQCGGSGTMQQSQGFFRISVTCPQCRGAGSIITDPCGECMGRGTVIRDKDLKVRIPAGVDNNSRLRLRGEGEAGMFGGPPGDLYVVIRVEPDSVFERQGQNLIISREISFVEAALGHRLEVPTLDEPVNLDIPKGSQSGEVFRLRGLGLPHPGSSHQGDLLVEIRVKTPTHLNKRQEELLREFSEIEAKKLTTKAKDFFKKAKGKVMGE; translated from the coding sequence ATGGCCAAGCGCGATTACTATGAAGTCCTGGGGGTCTCGCGTGAGGCTGCGCAGGACGAGATAAAAACGGCCTACCGCAAGCAGGCGTTCAAGTTCCATCCCGACCGCAATCAGGACGATCCGGACGCGGAATCAAGGTTCAAGGAGGCCGCCGAGGCCTACGAGGTGCTCGGCAATGCCGAAAAACGGCAGACCTACGACCGCTTCGGCCACCAAGGGGTGAATGGCAACGGGTTCTCCGGCTTCTCCAGCAGCGAGGACATCTTCGGGGCGTTCAGCGACATCTTCGGCGAAGTCTTCGGGTTCTCCGCAGCGGGCAGGGGGGGGAGCAACCGTCCCCGGCCCGGTTCAGACCTGCGCTACAACCTCGACGTTACCTTCAGGCAGGCCGCCAAGGGTGCCGAGGTGGACATCCGCATCCCGGTCGAACAGACTTGCGACACCTGCAACGGCTCCGGTTCTACCCCCGGCACCAGGCCGCAGGCCTGCTCCCAGTGCGGCGGCTCGGGCACCATGCAGCAGTCCCAGGGATTCTTCCGCATTTCCGTAACCTGCCCGCAGTGTCGGGGAGCCGGGTCCATCATCACCGATCCCTGCGGCGAGTGCATGGGACGCGGCACGGTCATCAGGGACAAGGACCTCAAAGTCCGCATCCCTGCCGGGGTGGACAACAACTCCCGCCTGCGGCTGCGCGGCGAGGGCGAGGCCGGCATGTTTGGCGGTCCCCCCGGCGACCTCTACGTGGTCATCCGCGTGGAACCGGACTCGGTTTTCGAGCGACAGGGACAGAACCTGATCATCAGCCGCGAGATATCGTTTGTGGAGGCGGCCCTTGGGCATCGGCTCGAAGTGCCAACCCTGGATGAGCCGGTGAACCTCGACATTCCCAAGGGCAGCCAGAGCGGCGAGGTCTTCCGGTTGCGCGGTCTGGGGCTTCCGCATCCGGGCAGCTCCCACCAGGGCGATCTGCTGGTCGAGATTCGGGTCAAGACCCCGACCCACCTGAACAAGCGCCAGGAAGAGCTGCTGCGGGAATTCTCGGAGATCGAGGCCAAGAAACTGACAACCAAGGCCAAGGATTTCTTCAAGAAAGCCAAGGGCAAGGTGATGGGAGAGTAA
- the moaC gene encoding cyclic pyranopterin monophosphate synthase MoaC — MSDGFSHMDADGNARMVDVSAKGDTLRTAIVRCEVRLAPKTMTLLVQNALPKGDVLTTAKIAGIQAAKRTADMIPMCHPLPISHVDIRFAVDEAGAVITIEAEVRTAYKTGVEMEALVGAQIAAATIYDMCKAVQKDIVIDNCRLVYKSGGKSGTFTAR; from the coding sequence GTGTCCGACGGATTTTCGCACATGGACGCCGACGGCAATGCGCGCATGGTCGATGTCTCGGCCAAGGGCGACACCCTGCGCACGGCCATTGTCCGCTGCGAGGTGCGGCTCGCGCCGAAGACAATGACCCTGCTGGTGCAAAACGCGCTGCCCAAGGGCGACGTGCTGACCACGGCCAAGATCGCCGGAATCCAGGCGGCCAAGCGCACGGCGGACATGATCCCCATGTGCCACCCGCTGCCCATCAGCCATGTGGACATCCGCTTTGCCGTGGATGAGGCCGGGGCGGTCATCACCATCGAGGCCGAGGTGCGCACCGCCTACAAGACCGGCGTGGAGATGGAGGCCCTGGTGGGTGCCCAGATCGCCGCGGCCACCATCTACGACATGTGCAAGGCCGTCCAGAAGGACATTGTCATCGACAACTGCCGCCTCGTCTACAAGAGCGGCGGCAAGAGCGGCACCTTCACCGCCCGTTAG
- the hisF gene encoding imidazole glycerol phosphate synthase subunit HisF has protein sequence MLSKRVIPCLDVRNGRLTKGIKFEGNVDIGDPVATARRYYEEGADEIVFYDITASHEARGIFLDVVEKVASQIFIPFSVGGGINTVNDMRDVLVAGAEKVSVNSGAVKNPDIISEGATRFGSQCIVLGMDVKRVEKSETIPSGFEIVIHGGRKYMGMDAVEWAKTGEALGAGEICLNSIDADGTRDGYDLELTRLVAESVTIPVIASGGAGTPQHMVDAVTTGRASAALIASIVHYGEYTIADLKKHMAEAGVQTRSVW, from the coding sequence ATGCTGAGTAAGCGCGTCATCCCGTGCCTCGATGTCCGCAACGGGCGTCTGACCAAGGGCATCAAGTTCGAGGGCAACGTGGACATCGGCGACCCGGTGGCAACGGCCAGGAGATATTACGAGGAAGGCGCGGACGAGATCGTCTTCTACGACATCACCGCCTCCCACGAGGCGCGCGGCATCTTCCTCGACGTGGTCGAGAAGGTCGCCTCCCAGATATTCATCCCCTTTTCCGTGGGCGGCGGCATCAACACCGTCAATGACATGCGCGACGTGCTCGTGGCCGGGGCCGAAAAGGTCTCGGTCAACTCCGGCGCGGTCAAGAACCCGGACATCATCAGCGAGGGCGCGACCCGGTTCGGCTCCCAGTGCATCGTGCTGGGCATGGACGTGAAGCGGGTGGAAAAGTCCGAGACCATCCCGTCCGGATTCGAGATCGTCATCCACGGTGGCCGCAAGTACATGGGCATGGACGCCGTCGAGTGGGCCAAGACCGGCGAGGCCCTGGGCGCAGGCGAAATCTGCCTCAACTCCATCGACGCCGACGGCACCAGGGACGGCTATGACCTGGAACTGACCCGGCTGGTGGCCGAGTCCGTGACCATCCCGGTCATCGCCTCGGGCGGGGCCGGAACGCCCCAGCACATGGTGGACGCCGTGACCACGGGCCGGGCCTCTGCGGCGCTCATTGCCTCCATCGTCCACTACGGCGAATACACCATCGCCGACCTCAAGAAACACATGGCCGAGGCCGGGGTGCAGACCCGGTCGGTCTGGTAG
- the hisH gene encoding imidazole glycerol phosphate synthase subunit HisH yields the protein MLAIFDYKAGNQTSVHRALEHLGIPNQITNDPDTLNKAKGIIFPGVGAAGQAMDELHSAGLDEVIKSLIWQNKPVLGICVGCQILLDYSEENDTRALKIIPGECRLFNPSWTDYEGVPIRVPHMGWNQVELKQECELFAGIDPDADFYFVHSYYPAPSPEFIIGTTRYGIDFCSVHGRRGLWAVQFHPEKSGRPGLKLLKNFHAYCQEAADAE from the coding sequence ATGCTCGCCATATTCGACTACAAGGCGGGAAACCAGACCAGTGTTCACCGGGCACTCGAACACCTGGGAATCCCCAACCAGATCACCAATGACCCGGACACGCTGAACAAGGCCAAGGGAATCATCTTCCCCGGCGTCGGCGCAGCCGGACAGGCCATGGACGAACTGCATTCCGCCGGGCTCGACGAGGTCATCAAGAGCCTCATCTGGCAGAACAAGCCGGTGCTCGGCATCTGTGTGGGCTGCCAGATCCTGCTCGACTACAGCGAAGAAAACGACACCAGGGCGCTCAAGATCATCCCCGGCGAGTGCAGGCTGTTCAACCCGTCCTGGACAGATTACGAAGGCGTGCCCATCCGAGTCCCCCACATGGGCTGGAACCAGGTGGAACTCAAGCAGGAGTGCGAGCTGTTCGCCGGGATTGATCCGGACGCGGACTTCTACTTCGTCCACAGCTACTACCCCGCGCCCAGCCCGGAGTTCATCATCGGCACCACCCGCTACGGCATTGACTTCTGCTCGGTGCATGGCCGCCGGGGGCTCTGGGCCGTCCAGTTCCACCCGGAGAAGAGTGGCCGACCCGGACTCAAGCTGCTCAAGAACTTCCACGCATACTGCCAGGAGGCCGCCGATGCTGAGTAA
- a CDS encoding J domain-containing protein: MTLQECYRILKLDAGAELGAVKSAFRRLAFAHHPDLNSAPGASEKFREINEAYVTAKKLLENGNGGQSATTGQGTGEDEPTRASRAQGARAYSRQQREKPQAADKNSARSRQQHFYYREEEVLKTILNDPFARKVFEDIYSQIRKDQPGYKGPLELKKRKLELHLGNRTIGFDFAKGLGGSVKSWFKGQMDHEQTVFFPAMNLIPGRKVRITVEQTFSDGPKTIEVTLPPDFVVGRPIRLKGLGRKLGPLAGDLLLRILAR; encoded by the coding sequence ATGACGCTCCAGGAATGCTACCGGATACTCAAGCTCGATGCGGGAGCGGAACTCGGCGCGGTCAAGTCGGCCTTCCGTCGGCTCGCCTTTGCCCATCATCCGGACCTCAACAGCGCCCCCGGCGCGAGCGAGAAGTTCCGCGAGATCAACGAAGCCTACGTCACGGCCAAGAAACTGCTGGAGAACGGCAACGGCGGACAATCCGCAACGACCGGCCAGGGCACAGGCGAAGACGAGCCCACCAGGGCCAGCCGCGCCCAGGGCGCGCGCGCCTACTCGCGCCAGCAGCGCGAAAAACCGCAGGCTGCGGACAAGAACTCGGCCCGCTCCCGGCAGCAGCACTTCTATTACAGGGAAGAGGAAGTCCTCAAGACCATCCTCAACGACCCCTTTGCCCGCAAGGTCTTCGAGGACATCTACAGCCAGATCCGCAAGGATCAGCCCGGCTACAAGGGACCGCTTGAACTGAAGAAGCGCAAGCTTGAGCTCCATCTGGGCAACAGGACCATCGGTTTCGATTTTGCCAAGGGGCTCGGAGGCTCTGTCAAGTCCTGGTTCAAGGGACAGATGGACCACGAGCAGACGGTTTTTTTTCCGGCCATGAACCTGATTCCGGGACGCAAGGTGCGCATCACCGTGGAGCAAACCTTCTCGGACGGTCCCAAGACCATCGAAGTCACCCTGCCCCCGGATTTCGTGGTTGGCCGCCCCATCCGCCTCAAGGGACTGGGCCGCAAACTCGGCCCCCTGGCGGGTGACCTCCTGCTCAGAATCCTCGCCCGATAG
- a CDS encoding YkgJ family cysteine cluster protein, producing MTAQAFECRMCGHCCQGEGGIVLTDKDMARLAEHLGISPKALVERFAVTRGGKLHLTCGDDGFCVFFDQGCGVHPGRPDICRAWPYFRGNLVDETSWEMVQDYCPGVNPAAGHAEFVRQGKLYLRSEGLLRYDPDTSPNALLSDD from the coding sequence GTGACCGCGCAGGCCTTCGAGTGTCGCATGTGCGGCCACTGCTGCCAGGGCGAGGGCGGCATCGTCCTGACCGACAAAGACATGGCGCGCCTAGCCGAGCACCTGGGCATCAGCCCCAAGGCGCTTGTAGAGCGTTTCGCCGTCACGCGGGGAGGCAAGCTCCACCTGACCTGCGGGGATGACGGCTTCTGCGTCTTCTTCGACCAGGGATGCGGCGTGCATCCCGGCAGGCCCGACATCTGCCGCGCCTGGCCCTATTTCCGGGGCAACCTCGTGGACGAGACGAGTTGGGAGATGGTCCAGGATTACTGCCCCGGAGTGAATCCGGCTGCCGGACACGCCGAGTTCGTGCGCCAGGGAAAGCTGTATTTGCGCAGCGAAGGCCTTTTGCGCTATGATCCCGACACGTCACCCAATGCGCTGCTCTCCGACGACTGA
- a CDS encoding CoA-binding protein, with protein MLINEKELAARLREVKTIAVIGAVDKPGRPVDGVAREMIRMGFTIIPVHPTRTEVWGLETFRSVADIPVAVDVVDLFRNGQFCPGHAEEVLEMQTLPTFFWMQSGVFSPEARQILAHTPIQVIEDRCLKVELTRLGVRP; from the coding sequence ATGCTGATCAATGAAAAAGAACTAGCCGCCCGGCTCCGCGAGGTCAAGACCATCGCCGTGATCGGCGCGGTGGACAAGCCGGGCCGCCCGGTGGACGGCGTGGCCCGTGAAATGATCAGGATGGGCTTCACCATCATCCCGGTCCACCCCACCCGCACAGAGGTCTGGGGCCTTGAGACATTCAGAAGCGTCGCGGACATCCCGGTGGCCGTGGACGTGGTGGACCTGTTCCGCAACGGACAATTCTGCCCCGGCCACGCCGAGGAAGTGCTGGAGATGCAGACCCTGCCCACGTTCTTCTGGATGCAGTCCGGCGTGTTCAGCCCTGAGGCGCGGCAGATCCTGGCCCACACCCCCATCCAGGTGATCGAGGACCGCTGCCTCAAGGTGGAGCTGACCCGTCTCGGTGTCCGCCCGTGA
- a CDS encoding M24 family metallopeptidase: protein MFEAIARIPAEELARRHAALRKHLEAVAPKAGGILVFSRLNIYYLTGTSGQGVLWLPLLGEPVLMLRKGVSRARLEAGVRHIVPFKSYSELPGLCADAGSPMTPVLAAVMAGLTWQLGTLLAAKLSAHTLVSGDHAMALAKMVKSEFELEIMRRCGDKHHRSLYDILPGRIRPGMTEREVAHHAWAVFFEHGHMGILRMQAHDEECFLGHVSAGDSGNYPSSFNGPLGLRGEHPAVVLMGNAKTVWQPGQPLMLDIGFQIEGYHTDKTQAYFAGPVSAIPDAIRRAHDFCIEVQDWVCDKAKPGVTPAELYAGSLDMAKRRGFAEGFMGLDDNQVPFVGHGIGLTIDEFPAIARGFDLPLEPGMTLAVEPKQGVRGVAMVGVENTFEITATGARCITGDSYEMVGVE from the coding sequence ATGTTCGAAGCCATAGCCCGCATCCCAGCCGAGGAACTCGCCCGCCGTCACGCCGCCCTCAGGAAGCATCTTGAGGCCGTGGCCCCCAAGGCCGGCGGGATACTCGTGTTCTCGCGCCTCAATATCTATTATCTGACTGGGACGTCGGGCCAGGGCGTGCTGTGGCTGCCCCTGTTGGGCGAGCCGGTGCTCATGCTGCGCAAGGGCGTGAGCCGCGCCCGGCTCGAGGCGGGCGTCAGGCACATCGTGCCCTTCAAGTCCTATTCCGAGTTGCCCGGCCTGTGCGCCGACGCGGGCAGCCCCATGACGCCGGTCCTGGCCGCGGTCATGGCCGGGCTCACCTGGCAGCTCGGCACTTTGCTGGCGGCCAAGCTTTCGGCCCACACCCTGGTGTCCGGAGATCACGCCATGGCCCTGGCCAAGATGGTCAAGTCCGAGTTCGAGCTTGAAATCATGCGTCGCTGCGGCGACAAGCACCACCGCAGCCTCTACGACATCCTGCCCGGCAGGATCAGGCCGGGCATGACCGAGCGGGAGGTCGCGCATCACGCCTGGGCGGTCTTTTTCGAGCACGGACACATGGGCATCCTGCGCATGCAGGCCCACGACGAGGAGTGCTTCCTGGGCCATGTCTCGGCAGGGGATTCCGGCAACTATCCCAGCTCGTTCAATGGTCCGCTCGGCCTGCGCGGCGAGCATCCGGCTGTGGTGCTCATGGGCAACGCGAAGACCGTATGGCAGCCGGGTCAGCCCCTCATGCTCGACATCGGCTTCCAGATCGAGGGCTATCACACGGACAAGACCCAGGCCTATTTTGCCGGGCCGGTATCGGCCATTCCCGACGCCATCCGCCGCGCTCACGATTTCTGCATCGAGGTGCAGGACTGGGTGTGCGACAAGGCCAAACCCGGCGTGACCCCTGCCGAGCTCTACGCGGGCAGTCTTGACATGGCCAAGCGTCGCGGTTTTGCCGAGGGATTCATGGGGCTTGACGACAACCAGGTACCCTTTGTCGGGCACGGCATCGGCCTGACCATCGACGAGTTTCCAGCCATTGCCAGGGGATTCGACCTGCCCCTTGAGCCAGGCATGACCCTGGCCGTGGAGCCCAAGCAGGGCGTGCGCGGCGTGGCCATGGTCGGTGTGGAGAACACCTTTGAGATCACGGCCACGGGCGCGCGCTGCATCACCGGCGACAGCTACGAGATGGTCGGGGTGGAATAG
- a CDS encoding DUF2867 domain-containing protein — translation MIPDDYLKSIPDLAPLFAGADHVDVKFVDAPMDLRLFLARFMTYRPWWLVLLYRARAVLVRMLGMRQESVPLPEITPESVSFTPGDPCHFFTVTCGRDGEYLAAHHADKHLRADLLVAREWMGDGINRFHVGTIVRHAHWTGPVYFALIRPFHHLVVTMMMRAAVKA, via the coding sequence ATGATCCCGGACGACTATCTGAAATCCATCCCCGACCTCGCGCCCCTTTTTGCAGGGGCGGACCATGTGGATGTCAAGTTCGTGGACGCACCCATGGACCTGCGCCTTTTCCTGGCCAGGTTCATGACCTATCGGCCATGGTGGCTTGTCCTGCTCTACCGGGCCAGGGCGGTCCTGGTCCGGATGCTGGGCATGCGCCAGGAGTCCGTCCCCCTGCCGGAGATCACCCCGGAGTCCGTCTCGTTCACACCGGGCGATCCCTGCCACTTCTTTACCGTGACCTGTGGCCGCGACGGCGAATACCTCGCCGCGCACCATGCGGACAAGCACCTGCGGGCAGACCTGCTGGTGGCCCGCGAGTGGATGGGCGACGGGATCAACCGGTTCCACGTCGGCACCATCGTCCGCCATGCCCACTGGACCGGTCCGGTCTACTTCGCCCTCATCCGCCCCTTCCACCATCTGGTGGTCACCATGATGATGCGGGCCGCTGTCAAGGCATAA